Part of the Bacteriovorax stolpii genome, GCTTTTATCAAAAAGACTACAACCGTACTTTAGGGAAGCTTGTAACGTACAAGGCGCCAGTGTTTAGCTACACTTTTAACCCGGAGATTGAAGTTCTAAAGGCCCTTTCTTATATGGAAATGTGTCTATGGGATGACTCAAAGAAAACGGTAGAAGATTTCTATACGTATTATGAAACTGCCAACATTGGATACAAAAAGTTCATTGATTCTCTTGGTAAAGATTACCGTCAGTACTACCTTTTGGTTAAAGACCGCGAAGAAGGAAAGTATAGAGAGAATAAAATCCTAAGTACGGCGCTGGCTTCGATTGGGAAAGACCCGGCTTACCTGGAGCTTTACAACTCGTTTAACAATGGACGTGATGAAATTGAAAGATTAAAAGGTCTTCCAAATGATGCGCTTAAGGGAGCTTTAAACGAAAACCTTCGCGAGTCTCTAAGCTTACAAAGAAACCTGATCGGAAGTTATATTCGTGGACAGCTTCAATTATATGCTGCTCAAATCGTGCGCGCTTTCGAAGATATGAGTTATATCAAGCTGGAAGTTTTATCGAAGAGAAAAACAGAGTTATACGAAGACATCTCTATGCGCGGTGATGGCCGAGCAAGAGGGAACGTCGCTCACTTACGTAGAACAGATAAACAATACTTTTGGACATTTAACGGCGAGTTCTGGGCCGATGAACTTGGTGACTATGTATTCTCGCTTAAATCGGAATGTAAGTAATGATGAAAAGAAAAATGCTACTCTCATTTTGTTTAGGACTTTTTTTAACAAACTCTCTGGTCATCAAAGAGGCGAAGGCTGATGTTGAGCAAAGAAGAGCTGAGTTAATTAAGGTTTTAGATGAAGAACTTCGCGAGGT contains:
- a CDS encoding tetratricopeptide repeat protein, producing the protein MKRSCLILFFLALGMNAHASIQGARRIYQAGDKSRYPQLAAELVQDKMYFSAIPFIKEYMASTNRVNDAALDKVLDELITQVGVKQFEVLPANILEKSNAPTIRYILARKAFRQGKFDQALKYLDRKIEDWHPVKPFALLLEGSAYSVSKREDKAAGVFRECIEVAESQIKKESNKDRIRQLNITRDYCVVGIPRSQFALAKFDLAYSSYLDLPKSSYIWPEILFEEAWNSFYQKDYNRTLGKLVTYKAPVFSYTFNPEIEVLKALSYMEMCLWDDSKKTVEDFYTYYETANIGYKKFIDSLGKDYRQYYLLVKDREEGKYRENKILSTALASIGKDPAYLELYNSFNNGRDEIERLKGLPNDALKGALNENLRESLSLQRNLIGSYIRGQLQLYAAQIVRAFEDMSYIKLEVLSKRKTELYEDISMRGDGRARGNVAHLRRTDKQYFWTFNGEFWADELGDYVFSLKSECK